The Theropithecus gelada isolate Dixy unplaced genomic scaffold, Tgel_1.0 HiC_scaffold_11748, whole genome shotgun sequence nucleotide sequence CGCGGCCCGCTGCAATCCGTGGAGGAACGCGCCGCCGAGCCACCATCATGCCTGGGCACTTACAGGAAGGCTTCGGCTGCGTGGTCACCAACCGATTCGACCAGTTATTTGACGACGAATCGGACCCCTTCGAGGTGCTGAAGGCCGCggagaacaagaaaaaagaagccgGCGGGGGCGGCGTTGGGGGCCCCGGGGCCAAGAGCGCAGCTCAGGCCGCGGCCCAGACCAACTCCAACGCGGCAGGCAAACAGCTGCGCAAGGAGTCCCAGAAAGACCGCAAGAACCCGCTGCCCCCCAGCGTTGGCGTGGTTGACAAGAAAGAGGAGACGCAGCCGCCCGTGGCGcttaagaaagaaggaataagacGAGTTGGAAGAAGACCTGATCAACAACTTCAGGGTGAAGGGAAAATAATTGATAGAAGACCAGAAAGGCGACCACCTCGTGAACGAAGATTCGAAAAGCCAATTGAAGAAAAGGGTGAAGGAGGCGAATTTTCAGTTGATCGACCGATTATTGACCGACCTATTCGAGGTCGTGGTGGTCTTGGAAGAGGTCGAGGGGGCCGTGGACGTGGAATGGGCCGAGGAGATGGATTTGATTCTCGTGGCAAACGTGAATTTGATAGGCATAGTGGAAGTGATAGATCTTCTTTTTCACATTACAGTGGCCTGAAGCACGAGGACAAACGTGGAGGTAGCGGATCTCACAACTGGGGAACTGTCAAAGACGAATTAACAGAGTCCCCCAAATACATTCAGAAACAAATATCTTATAATTACAGTGACTTGGATCAATCAAATGTGACTGAGGAAACACCTGAAG carries:
- the LOC112616870 gene encoding plasminogen activator inhibitor 1 RNA-binding protein-like — protein: MPGHLQEGFGCVVTNRFDQLFDDESDPFEVLKAAENKKKEAGGGGVGGPGAKSAAQAAAQTNSNAAGKQLRKESQKDRKNPLPPSVGVVDKKEETQPPVALKKEGIRRVGRRPDQQLQGEGKIIDRRPERRPPRERRFEKPIEEKGEGGEFSVDRPIIDRPIRGRGGLGRGRGGRGRGMGRGDGFDSRGKREFDRHSGSDRSSFSHYSGLKHEDKRGGSGSHNWGTVKDELTDLDQSNVTEETPEGEEHHPVADTENKENEVEEVKEEGPKEMTLDEWKAIQNKDRAKVEFNIRKPNEGADGQWKKGFVLHKSKSEEAHAEDSVMDHHFRKPANDITSQLEINFGDLGRPGRGGRGGRGGRGRGGRPNRGSRTDKSSASAPDVDDPEAF